The following are encoded together in the Capsulimonas corticalis genome:
- a CDS encoding Gfo/Idh/MocA family protein has translation MKKIGLMGCGMIADYGHIPAILATQGLEAWAVYDPNPEHAYGLQHKYGIPHGYAMSDMFFESGIEAVVVTSAAPAHRQNVEQAARYGLPVLCEKPLAMTDSDAASMIKTMDDAGLLLTTGFCYRFSGVSQNIKRLIQDGAIGEPRTLRLIYIWNLHGRDILGPDGKPQMNPYWLGRMNEGGPMVDCGVHQIDLARWWLDSDVDHYQAAGAWVEKYEAPDHMWLHLDHDNGAHTMAEMSFSYGHTVRDPRAHFSYHIIGTEGVIRYDREGWLFEVRTKFGTHQLPGSSEKDFEGMYAAFAHALETGDTTGLPTGYDGLRATQIARTATEAVIDRRWRGTTCLCGDCSQHQTTTVNRIETLPKSLVMPSALAACNGHHG, from the coding sequence ATGAAGAAGATTGGTTTGATGGGCTGTGGGATGATTGCGGATTACGGGCATATTCCGGCGATCCTGGCGACGCAGGGGCTGGAGGCGTGGGCCGTCTACGACCCGAACCCCGAACACGCCTACGGCCTACAGCATAAATACGGCATTCCTCATGGATACGCCATGAGCGATATGTTCTTTGAGTCGGGAATCGAAGCCGTGGTCGTGACGTCCGCCGCGCCGGCGCACAGGCAGAACGTGGAGCAAGCCGCGCGTTACGGTCTCCCGGTCCTCTGCGAAAAGCCGCTGGCGATGACGGACAGCGACGCTGCGTCGATGATCAAGACGATGGACGACGCCGGTTTGCTCCTGACGACGGGTTTTTGCTACCGGTTCAGCGGCGTGTCGCAGAACATCAAGCGCCTGATCCAGGACGGCGCGATCGGCGAACCGCGCACGCTGCGCTTGATCTATATTTGGAACCTGCATGGGCGCGATATCCTTGGCCCTGACGGCAAGCCGCAGATGAACCCGTACTGGCTGGGCCGCATGAACGAGGGCGGTCCGATGGTCGATTGCGGCGTTCACCAGATCGATCTGGCGCGCTGGTGGCTGGACTCGGATGTCGACCACTATCAGGCGGCGGGCGCGTGGGTGGAGAAGTACGAAGCGCCGGACCACATGTGGCTGCACCTTGACCACGACAACGGTGCGCACACGATGGCCGAAATGAGCTTTTCGTACGGTCATACCGTGCGCGATCCGCGCGCGCACTTCTCGTACCACATCATCGGCACCGAAGGCGTCATCCGATATGACCGTGAGGGCTGGCTGTTCGAAGTTCGCACGAAGTTCGGCACGCACCAGCTCCCCGGCTCCAGCGAGAAGGACTTCGAGGGCATGTACGCCGCCTTTGCCCACGCGCTGGAGACCGGCGACACCACCGGCCTTCCGACCGGTTATGACGGCCTGCGCGCCACGCAGATCGCCCGCACCGCCACCGAAGCCGTGATCGACCGCCGCTGGCGCGGCACGACATGCCTCTGCGGCGATTGCTCCCAGCATCAAACGACCACGGTGAATCGGATCGAGACTCTGCCAAAGTCGCTGGTAATGCCGTCGGCGCTCGCGGCCTGCAACGGCCACCACGGATAA
- a CDS encoding VanZ family protein produces MEQKDQKRPPVWLLAAWASLIFFTSCFFISIDVWIAFIKRIVPIPAVQGLFALFWYHWGFYVVKGWHATEYAVLASLLFLTLRRRITRISALALSLVLAAAFAASDEWHQTFVPYRDGCLRDVLIDTSGATLALIVWAVKTRRG; encoded by the coding sequence ATGGAGCAAAAAGATCAGAAACGCCCTCCGGTTTGGCTGCTTGCCGCCTGGGCGTCCCTGATCTTTTTTACTTCCTGCTTCTTCATCTCCATCGACGTCTGGATCGCCTTTATCAAGCGCATCGTCCCCATCCCCGCCGTCCAGGGCCTCTTCGCCCTGTTCTGGTATCACTGGGGATTCTACGTCGTCAAAGGCTGGCACGCGACTGAGTACGCCGTGCTGGCGAGCCTCCTTTTCCTTACCCTGCGTCGTCGGATCACCCGTATTTCCGCCCTGGCGCTATCGCTCGTCCTGGCCGCCGCATTCGCGGCGAGCGACGAGTGGCATCAAACGTTCGTCCCATACCGAGACGGCTGCCTGCGCGATGTCCTGATCGACACCAGCGGGGCGACGCTGGCGTTGATCGTCTGGGCCGTGAAAACCCGCCGCGGGTAA
- a CDS encoding glycosyl hydrolase family 18 protein translates to MASTLMALGCASLLGAPVAHAEAKFHVYKHPVAIWVPPYAIPASKAALTSSFGDTGPQNAITHLDLQFWTPTVQGGVAYAQDPGVNDAAVTDLRDWGHAHGIRVMMCVYNGAVKWDWPLARAAFTDHEKDFVKNLVNEMDRLDLDGVDIDLEGPGETDKDKAVYVAFMTDLSQELRQRRKHLTADSFSYVWNAPNQSWWPDLFPLVDGLTTMGYADIGSGAADWASYAAQKKAAGKFAAKLQVGVPSDKDPWQGNTALEQLQWLQQDGSMGIGIWDAQLPAAGWKTPEVWRAAQGVRDGKRQEK, encoded by the coding sequence ATGGCTTCCACTCTCATGGCGCTGGGCTGCGCATCACTGCTCGGCGCTCCGGTCGCGCACGCGGAGGCAAAGTTTCACGTCTACAAACATCCCGTCGCGATCTGGGTTCCGCCCTACGCCATCCCAGCGTCCAAGGCGGCGCTGACATCCTCCTTCGGCGACACCGGCCCGCAAAATGCGATCACGCATCTGGATCTCCAATTCTGGACGCCGACCGTGCAGGGAGGAGTCGCGTACGCCCAGGACCCAGGAGTGAACGACGCCGCCGTTACGGATTTGCGCGACTGGGGCCATGCGCATGGGATCCGCGTGATGATGTGCGTTTACAACGGCGCGGTCAAGTGGGACTGGCCGCTGGCGCGCGCCGCCTTCACCGATCACGAGAAAGACTTTGTGAAGAATCTGGTGAATGAAATGGATCGCCTGGATCTCGACGGCGTGGACATCGATCTGGAAGGCCCCGGCGAGACGGACAAAGACAAGGCAGTATATGTCGCGTTCATGACCGATCTTTCGCAGGAACTCCGCCAGCGGCGCAAGCACCTGACGGCGGACAGTTTTTCCTACGTCTGGAATGCTCCCAACCAAAGCTGGTGGCCCGACCTTTTCCCGCTCGTGGACGGCCTCACCACCATGGGCTACGCCGACATCGGCTCCGGCGCCGCCGACTGGGCTTCATACGCCGCACAAAAAAAAGCCGCCGGCAAATTCGCCGCGAAGCTCCAGGTCGGAGTTCCCTCGGACAAAGACCCCTGGCAGGGAAATACCGCTCTGGAGCAGCTCCAATGGCTCCAGCAAGACGGATCGATGGGAATCGGGATCTGGGACGCACAGCTCCCCGCCGCCGGCTGGAAAACGCCCGAAGTGTGGCGCGCGGCCCAAGGCGTCCGCGACGGGAAGAGGCAAGAGAAATAA
- a CDS encoding lactonase family protein, translated as MQGAPFLLAAILALSPMIAFADASVPVSLMANLERPACPAGQPVTLALALHNNGAVPLIVGYSAFEESSFQITVTDNAGRSVPRTAFGDRVLTSPMAVSANWAISLDSGKSLLYRFNLARLFDLSRAGIYQVSVQRRISGWEAPLVGDHSQPAPAALSAGPLTVQVIESKDARSDSEAYTPPPSHQTFLYMAGGEDYARKISAVCRFRVGQDGAVSSTLASNALAGDGARAIVATSDGRFLYVGNGDDNTISQFRIGDDGALSPLSPTTVAAQKFPGRLLVDPHGRFLYALSNWGNTLYSIGHDGQLTETSRVKNTSLAIDKDVMLSDFAAISPDGAFLYACNGQTFGYRLGPDGRVAEALAPPGSAAGPSGGRDQAIALSPSGRFAFILTSKSYEMNADGSSPDDLIVPMRIDAHGRLTQLPGAQTPRGPMPAQPGYAPCTSLAVDPSGRFLTAISQSALYCYRIGTDGSLKSLGRTAYETPITSVFFGAGHLAYVISQNSSALKAFRLDERKGLVPAPLDVPTAVPAANDVAAAVSPTPQHWGAETDGLTIAARLPADVLGADSPVVLTVVLKNVTDHPIPLGADLPPFRLALTGPRPWFIDTFRNKREPATIPAALLAAGHDLFAPSAHAAPILLPPGGQRQYRFVLSRLADLTIAGDYSVQVQRLLPSGALANSPMIPFQIDGPYGAVGRGNPRQELDIF; from the coding sequence ATGCAGGGAGCGCCATTCCTACTGGCCGCGATACTCGCGCTTTCGCCGATGATCGCATTCGCCGATGCGTCAGTTCCTGTCAGCTTGATGGCGAATTTGGAGCGTCCGGCATGCCCGGCGGGCCAGCCGGTGACGCTGGCTCTAGCCCTGCATAACAACGGCGCCGTTCCGCTCATCGTAGGCTACTCCGCGTTTGAGGAATCGTCGTTTCAGATTACCGTCACGGATAACGCCGGTCGCTCCGTCCCCCGCACGGCCTTTGGAGATCGTGTGCTCACATCCCCCATGGCGGTGAGCGCCAATTGGGCCATCAGTCTCGATTCGGGAAAGTCGCTTCTGTACCGTTTCAATCTCGCCCGCTTATTCGATCTGTCGCGCGCCGGCATATATCAAGTGAGCGTTCAGCGCCGGATTTCCGGGTGGGAAGCGCCGCTCGTAGGCGACCATAGCCAGCCAGCGCCCGCCGCGCTGAGCGCAGGGCCGTTGACGGTTCAAGTGATCGAGAGCAAGGACGCGCGCAGCGACTCGGAAGCATATACGCCCCCGCCCAGCCATCAGACATTTCTCTATATGGCGGGCGGCGAAGACTATGCCCGCAAGATATCGGCGGTGTGCCGTTTTCGAGTCGGGCAAGACGGCGCCGTCTCGTCCACGCTGGCTTCGAACGCGCTCGCGGGCGACGGCGCCCGCGCCATCGTCGCCACTTCCGACGGCCGGTTTCTTTATGTCGGCAACGGCGACGACAACACGATTTCTCAGTTTCGGATTGGCGACGATGGCGCGCTCTCGCCCCTGTCTCCCACGACCGTTGCGGCGCAGAAGTTTCCAGGGCGGCTCCTTGTGGATCCACACGGGCGCTTCCTATACGCTCTGAGTAACTGGGGCAATACTCTCTACTCCATTGGACACGATGGGCAACTGACGGAAACGTCGAGAGTGAAGAATACCTCCTTGGCAATAGACAAGGATGTGATGCTTTCCGACTTCGCGGCGATCAGCCCCGACGGCGCCTTTCTCTATGCATGTAACGGCCAGACGTTCGGCTACCGGCTGGGGCCGGACGGGCGAGTGGCGGAAGCGCTCGCGCCGCCGGGCAGCGCCGCAGGCCCATCGGGAGGACGCGATCAGGCGATTGCCCTGTCTCCCTCTGGACGCTTTGCGTTTATCCTCACTTCGAAGTCCTATGAGATGAACGCCGATGGATCTTCGCCCGACGATCTCATCGTCCCGATGCGTATTGACGCCCATGGCCGCCTCACCCAACTGCCGGGCGCGCAAACGCCCCGGGGGCCGATGCCCGCGCAGCCGGGATACGCCCCCTGCACGTCGCTCGCGGTCGATCCCAGCGGGCGTTTCCTGACGGCGATCAGCCAAAGCGCGCTTTACTGTTATCGCATCGGAACGGATGGATCGCTCAAGTCGCTCGGAAGGACGGCGTATGAGACTCCCATCACCTCGGTATTTTTCGGAGCCGGCCATCTCGCTTATGTGATCAGCCAGAACTCCAGCGCCCTGAAGGCGTTCCGGCTGGACGAACGGAAAGGCCTTGTCCCGGCGCCGCTGGATGTCCCTACCGCGGTCCCCGCCGCCAACGACGTCGCAGCCGCCGTCTCGCCAACTCCGCAGCACTGGGGCGCCGAGACGGACGGACTAACGATCGCGGCCCGCCTTCCGGCGGACGTGCTTGGCGCCGATTCCCCCGTGGTGCTGACGGTCGTGCTGAAGAACGTCACCGATCATCCGATCCCGCTGGGCGCGGACCTGCCCCCATTCCGACTGGCGCTGACCGGTCCGAGACCCTGGTTCATCGACACCTTCCGGAATAAACGCGAGCCGGCCACGATCCCGGCGGCTTTGCTCGCCGCCGGTCACGATCTCTTTGCGCCGTCAGCCCACGCCGCTCCGATCCTACTGCCGCCGGGCGGCCAGCGCCAATATCGTTTCGTGCTGTCCCGCCTCGCCGATCTCACAATCGCCGGCGACTATTCCGTCCAGGTTCAGCGCCTTCTCCCCAGTGGCGCGTTGGCCAATTCCCCGATGATCCCGTTTCAGATCGATGGGCCGTACGGCGCTGTCGGCAGAGGCAACCCGCGTCAGGAATTAGATATCTTTTGA
- a CDS encoding PQQ-binding-like beta-propeller repeat protein, protein MRSGAEIGGSKDRLRIDAGGGIATSKALQGIKSMSSPAETGQRMRAIDPEPAWRYESRTGISGYLSHVDFYGPYVIGQWFCLDAATGAIIWRRAQKQANEIIGVDAGVIVASEMMTVSCWTASIGCYGISLVTGELLWTSDSDGIRKYLWKALECIPGLINEFRDTPIAVENGEVICASGRILDIHNGRRIAHDRKRVERVREDKPDKSDAERLYYGERVPLQDNPSLRLSIDTRPLSKDVEPQDNYDDIPPYDLRLRLVDRDGAPQWLYSVSDDGYFAEGNFYASRYQYPYVYIIAYDKRPYIPIDEEKPGYVRRNTAQCRLLALDVRQGKVIQNTPLAETPTANEYRIEAINDQGLLISGGSRHLQLFRFAR, encoded by the coding sequence GTGCGCAGCGGCGCTGAAATCGGCGGGAGCAAAGACCGTCTACGCATTGACGCTGGCGGCGGGATAGCAACCTCAAAAGCTTTACAGGGAATTAAGAGCATGTCGAGTCCTGCGGAAACCGGACAGCGCATGAGAGCTATTGATCCAGAGCCTGCCTGGCGGTATGAATCCCGCACAGGAATATCCGGGTATCTCAGTCATGTGGATTTCTACGGGCCGTACGTCATTGGACAATGGTTCTGCCTCGACGCCGCGACGGGAGCGATCATCTGGCGCCGAGCGCAGAAGCAGGCAAACGAGATCATTGGCGTAGACGCCGGCGTGATTGTCGCCAGCGAGATGATGACCGTGAGTTGTTGGACGGCCAGCATCGGCTGCTATGGAATTTCTCTTGTGACCGGAGAACTGCTCTGGACATCGGACAGCGACGGCATCCGCAAATACTTGTGGAAGGCTCTCGAATGCATCCCCGGCCTCATCAACGAGTTCCGTGACACGCCCATCGCCGTTGAAAACGGCGAAGTCATTTGCGCCAGCGGCCGTATCCTCGACATTCACAACGGACGACGGATCGCGCATGACCGCAAGCGAGTAGAGAGAGTCCGCGAAGACAAGCCCGACAAATCCGACGCAGAGCGGCTGTATTACGGCGAGCGTGTGCCCTTGCAAGACAATCCCAGCCTCCGGCTCTCCATAGATACGCGCCCGTTGTCGAAAGACGTAGAGCCACAAGACAATTACGACGATATCCCTCCCTACGATCTGCGTCTGCGTTTAGTCGATCGCGACGGAGCGCCCCAATGGCTTTACAGCGTTTCCGACGACGGCTATTTCGCTGAAGGCAACTTCTATGCATCGCGTTACCAATATCCATACGTCTATATCATCGCCTACGATAAACGTCCCTACATACCGATCGATGAGGAGAAACCCGGCTACGTCCGCCGAAACACAGCGCAATGCCGACTGCTGGCGCTGGACGTGCGCCAAGGTAAGGTTATCCAAAATACGCCCCTCGCAGAGACACCCACAGCCAACGAATACCGAATCGAAGCTATCAATGATCAAGGGTTGCTGATAAGCGGCGGCTCCCGCCATCTCCAGCTGTTCCGCTTTGCCAGATGA
- a CDS encoding ComF family protein produces the protein MNPNPHAAHVPTLTRAARRLFVSAADPFLSLLYPPKCATCGLLGSALICDQCLAQFTPPPNPSCVQCGLSSGEAEACRHCARRPPAFDRARALGSYDGVLRHAIHLFKYRDRPQLAEPLGRVLALYFQTADLFPTPCDLIVPVPMHPTRRRVRGYNQSERLARVLSQELAIPRDTTSLRRVRNTRPQVGLASGARESNLLGAFAVRDATNIAGKTLLLLDDVSTTGASIHECAAALKSAGAKTVYALTLAAG, from the coding sequence GTGAACCCCAACCCCCACGCCGCGCACGTCCCCACCCTGACGCGCGCGGCGCGGCGGCTGTTCGTAAGCGCCGCCGATCCCTTTCTCTCCCTGCTTTATCCGCCCAAGTGCGCCACATGCGGCCTGCTCGGCAGCGCGCTGATCTGCGACCAATGCCTCGCGCAGTTCACGCCGCCGCCAAATCCTTCCTGCGTCCAGTGCGGCCTCAGTTCCGGCGAAGCCGAAGCATGCCGCCACTGCGCCCGCCGCCCTCCCGCCTTCGACCGCGCTCGCGCGCTCGGCTCCTACGACGGCGTCCTGCGCCACGCCATCCATCTGTTCAAATACCGAGATCGACCACAACTCGCCGAGCCGCTCGGCCGCGTGCTTGCCCTATACTTCCAAACCGCCGATCTCTTCCCCACGCCATGCGACCTGATCGTCCCCGTTCCCATGCACCCTACCCGCCGGCGCGTGCGCGGCTACAACCAGAGCGAACGCCTTGCCCGCGTGCTGTCCCAAGAACTGGCGATCCCAAGGGACACGACATCCCTGCGCCGCGTCCGCAACACCCGCCCGCAAGTCGGCCTCGCCTCCGGCGCGCGTGAGAGCAATTTGCTGGGAGCCTTTGCGGTTCGCGACGCAACCAATATCGCCGGAAAGACGTTATTACTGCTGGACGACGTCAGCACAACGGGGGCAAGCATTCATGAGTGCGCAGCGGCGCTGAAATCGGCGGGAGCAAAGACCGTCTACGCATTGACGCTGGCGGCGGGATAG
- a CDS encoding PfkB family carbohydrate kinase: MSETTSQSPSVLIVGSMALDNVRTPAGEVQDALGGAADYSSIAASFFSPVQIVGVVGDDFPQEHLDFLASRNIDISGIQTIPGGKTFRWAGYYDFDLNIAHTLDTQLNVFADFQPKLPVSHQNAEYVFLANIDPELQLDVLKQVKSPKLTVCDTMNFWIEGKRDALLEVLKHVDIAFMNDAEARQLTGKLSVVKAAKALQELGPKTVIIKKGEHGALLFSGNEHFAAPSYPLEDIADPTGAGDTFAGGFIGYVAQQNNTNIETLRKAVVYGSVLASFNVEDFSLNRMRTLTHAEIGARYREFRNISFFEALDEASV; encoded by the coding sequence ATGTCCGAGACAACCTCTCAATCACCATCCGTTCTGATAGTCGGCTCCATGGCGCTCGACAATGTGCGCACTCCCGCCGGCGAAGTCCAGGATGCGCTTGGCGGCGCCGCCGACTACTCCAGTATCGCGGCCTCGTTCTTTTCCCCCGTGCAGATTGTCGGCGTGGTCGGCGACGACTTCCCGCAGGAGCACCTGGACTTTCTCGCGTCGCGCAATATCGATATCAGCGGCATCCAGACGATCCCCGGCGGCAAAACCTTCCGATGGGCCGGCTACTACGACTTCGACCTGAATATCGCGCACACGCTGGACACCCAGCTCAACGTCTTCGCGGACTTCCAGCCGAAGCTGCCGGTCAGCCATCAGAACGCCGAATATGTCTTTCTGGCGAACATCGACCCGGAGCTCCAGCTGGACGTCCTCAAGCAGGTCAAATCTCCCAAGCTCACCGTCTGCGACACGATGAACTTCTGGATCGAAGGCAAGCGCGACGCGCTCCTCGAAGTTCTCAAGCATGTGGACATCGCCTTCATGAACGACGCCGAGGCGCGCCAGCTCACCGGCAAGCTCAGCGTGGTGAAGGCCGCCAAAGCGCTGCAAGAGCTTGGTCCCAAGACCGTCATCATCAAGAAAGGCGAGCACGGCGCGTTGCTTTTTAGCGGCAACGAGCACTTCGCCGCCCCATCCTACCCGCTGGAGGACATCGCGGATCCGACCGGCGCGGGCGACACTTTCGCCGGCGGCTTCATCGGCTATGTCGCCCAGCAGAACAACACAAATATCGAAACTCTGCGCAAAGCCGTCGTCTACGGCAGCGTGCTGGCGTCGTTCAACGTCGAGGACTTCTCGCTGAACCGCATGCGCACGCTGACACACGCCGAGATCGGCGCGCGTTACCGCGAGTTCCGAAATATCTCCTTCTTCGAGGCGCTCGACGAGGCGTCGGTGTGA
- a CDS encoding HD domain-containing phosphohydrolase gives MSERILFVDDDANILSAYQRHLRKQYDIDTALGGEAGLQMIENKGPYSVIVTDMGMPGMNGVQFLTRAKGLAPDTVRMMLTGNADLRTAVEALHRGNIFRYLVKPAPPESMALALEAGVRQYHLINAERDLLEKTLQGSIRVMIEILSVVNPESFGRVQSLKQQMRAVAQYLKLEPYWKFELGALLSQIGLVTVPAFVVRKSQMKQEMTEAEQNLIRRVPEISRNLLSNIPRLEPVAEMIYYQKKNYDGTGFPKDSLARHDIPVGARILRVLHDLAYLEASGLSRTQALAAMGQRVDWYDNTIIEACTFCLHVDTETEERVPSRMVMVAELRLGQKLASDIYTCDGTLLISSGHKISETLLEKIRNFMGISGIQEPIEIEVREDHGGKE, from the coding sequence ATGAGCGAACGTATACTTTTTGTCGATGACGATGCGAACATCCTCTCGGCCTACCAGCGTCATCTGCGCAAACAATATGATATCGACACGGCTCTGGGCGGCGAAGCCGGCCTCCAGATGATCGAGAATAAAGGTCCATACAGCGTCATCGTCACCGACATGGGCATGCCGGGGATGAACGGCGTCCAGTTCCTGACTCGAGCGAAGGGCCTAGCTCCCGACACCGTGCGCATGATGCTGACGGGAAACGCCGACCTCCGCACGGCGGTCGAAGCGCTGCACCGGGGCAATATCTTCCGATACCTCGTCAAGCCGGCTCCCCCGGAAAGCATGGCCCTCGCCCTCGAAGCCGGCGTGCGGCAGTATCATCTGATCAACGCGGAGCGGGACCTTTTGGAGAAGACGCTCCAGGGTTCGATCCGCGTCATGATCGAGATTCTCTCGGTCGTCAACCCAGAGTCTTTCGGCCGAGTCCAATCTCTGAAACAGCAGATGCGCGCCGTCGCGCAGTATCTCAAACTGGAGCCGTACTGGAAATTCGAACTGGGCGCGCTGCTCAGCCAAATCGGGCTTGTGACCGTCCCCGCGTTCGTCGTCCGCAAATCCCAGATGAAGCAGGAGATGACCGAAGCCGAGCAAAACCTGATCCGGCGCGTCCCGGAAATCAGCCGTAACCTTCTCAGCAACATCCCTCGTCTGGAGCCGGTCGCGGAGATGATTTACTATCAGAAGAAGAATTACGACGGCACGGGCTTCCCCAAGGACAGCCTCGCGCGCCATGATATTCCCGTCGGCGCGCGCATCCTGCGCGTGCTGCACGATCTCGCATATCTGGAGGCGAGTGGCCTGTCTCGCACGCAGGCGCTGGCGGCGATGGGTCAGCGCGTGGACTGGTACGACAACACGATCATCGAAGCCTGTACTTTCTGCCTCCACGTAGACACCGAAACCGAGGAACGTGTTCCTTCGCGCATGGTGATGGTCGCGGAGCTCCGCCTGGGTCAAAAGCTGGCTTCGGACATTTACACTTGCGATGGGACGCTGCTGATCTCATCCGGGCATAAGATCTCTGAGACGCTTCTGGAGAAGATCCGAAACTTCATGGGAATCAGCGGCATTCAGGAGCCGATTGAAATCGAGGTTCGAGAGGATCACGGAGGCAAGGAGTAG